Proteins from one Ketobacter alkanivorans genomic window:
- a CDS encoding PepSY domain-containing protein: MKWFNRMVRSRFSKAGVLALVIACVVLQSPAVIAAPFLLAEVSASDAASLVVKKTGGKVLKVTEEERDGRWMYRVKVLLPQGRVKTIMVNKETGSVGG; encoded by the coding sequence ATGAAATGGTTTAACCGGATGGTGAGGTCAAGATTTTCCAAGGCGGGGGTGCTGGCTTTGGTGATTGCGTGCGTTGTGTTGCAGTCACCGGCGGTGATTGCCGCGCCTTTCTTGTTAGCGGAAGTTTCGGCATCTGATGCAGCCTCATTGGTGGTTAAAAAAACTGGTGGCAAAGTGCTTAAAGTGACGGAAGAGGAGCGCGACGGGCGGTGGATGTATCGAGTGAAAGTCCTGCTTCCGCAAGGCCGGGTTAAAACCATAATGGTAAATAAGGAAACAGGCAGTGTTGGGGGGTGA
- a CDS encoding response regulator transcription factor, translated as MRILVVEDEQHLRDQLNVALTKKGYSVDLAADGEEGRYYAKEYAYDVAIIDLGLPKVNGIELIRELRADDFNYPILILTARGHWQDKVDGLEAGADDYVVKPFEMEEVLARLNALIRRSAGHAKPVLSVGGIELDTAGQQVSLNGDRVELTSFEYKVLEYLMLRPGEVVSKTVLTEHIYAQDFDRDSNTIEVFIGRLRKKLDPDNQLKPIETLRGRGYRFALGC; from the coding sequence ATGCGTATTTTAGTGGTGGAAGATGAACAGCATCTAAGAGACCAGTTGAACGTGGCGCTTACCAAAAAGGGGTACAGTGTCGACTTGGCAGCTGATGGTGAAGAGGGGCGTTATTACGCCAAAGAATACGCTTACGATGTTGCGATTATTGACCTGGGCTTGCCGAAAGTAAACGGAATAGAACTTATTCGTGAGTTGCGTGCTGACGATTTCAATTACCCGATTTTGATTTTGACTGCCAGAGGGCATTGGCAGGATAAGGTGGATGGCCTTGAGGCCGGTGCCGACGATTATGTGGTTAAGCCATTTGAGATGGAAGAGGTTTTGGCGCGTCTTAATGCTTTGATTCGGCGATCAGCTGGGCATGCCAAGCCGGTGTTATCGGTGGGTGGTATTGAATTGGATACTGCCGGTCAGCAGGTTTCACTTAATGGTGATCGGGTAGAACTTACCAGCTTTGAATACAAAGTGTTGGAGTATTTGATGCTGCGCCCCGGAGAAGTGGTTTCCAAGACCGTTCTCACCGAGCATATATACGCCCAGGATTTTGATCGTGATAGCAATACCATTGAGGTTTTTATTGGCCGTCTGCGCAAAAAGCTCGACCCTGATAATCAGCTGAAGCCTATTGAAACCTTACGTGGGCGGGGCTATCGCTTCGCGCTGGGGTGCTAG
- a CDS encoding YbgA family protein, protein MSIPERKIPVAISRCLLGDNVRYNGDHKHNRFCTSVLADYFEFVPTCPEVEIGMGVPRKPIRLVDLDGDIRALETDDASKDYTDALTEKGASFTQSHKQICGFIATPNSPSCGVFGVKLYLPNGNPINKTEGRFSAALRKANPLLPVEESGRLNDAGLRENFIMRVYTYQRWLALKEAGITPSAIINFHSRHKYLLMSHNYNAYKALGRMIADIGSSDIELIADEYIQTLMSAISAPPERGKHCNVLQHLMGYLKQNIDKQDKKELLNSIEDYRTGIVPLIVPIALLRHHFERSSDQHQYPLNQFYLAPYPHELGLRSHIH, encoded by the coding sequence ATGTCGATACCAGAAAGAAAGATCCCCGTAGCCATCAGTCGCTGCCTGCTCGGTGACAACGTCAGGTACAACGGTGACCACAAGCACAATCGCTTTTGCACGAGCGTGCTGGCGGACTATTTCGAATTCGTGCCCACCTGCCCCGAGGTAGAAATAGGCATGGGTGTGCCTCGAAAGCCCATCCGATTGGTTGACCTGGACGGAGACATCCGCGCGCTGGAAACCGACGATGCGAGCAAAGACTACACCGATGCGCTAACCGAAAAGGGCGCTTCTTTCACCCAGTCACACAAGCAGATATGTGGTTTCATCGCCACACCAAACTCCCCCAGCTGCGGCGTGTTTGGAGTTAAGCTGTATCTGCCAAACGGAAACCCGATCAATAAAACAGAAGGCCGCTTCAGCGCCGCCTTACGCAAGGCTAACCCTCTGCTTCCCGTCGAGGAATCGGGTCGACTGAACGACGCCGGCTTACGTGAAAACTTCATCATGAGGGTATACACCTATCAACGCTGGTTAGCATTGAAAGAAGCAGGCATTACTCCGAGTGCCATCATCAACTTCCACAGCCGTCATAAGTATCTGTTGATGTCTCACAACTACAACGCTTACAAAGCCTTGGGAAGAATGATTGCAGACATTGGCAGCAGCGATATCGAATTGATCGCAGATGAATATATTCAAACCTTGATGAGCGCAATCTCAGCACCACCGGAGCGGGGCAAGCACTGCAATGTGCTCCAACATCTTATGGGCTACCTGAAGCAAAACATCGATAAGCAAGACAAAAAAGAGCTGCTCAACAGCATAGAAGACTATCGAACTGGCATTGTGCCGCTGATAGTCCCCATTGCGTTGTTACGGCACCATTTCGAGCGCAGTTCTGATCAGCACCAATACCCACTTAATCAGTTCTACCTTGCACCGTACCCCCATGAGCTTGGGCTTAGAAGCCATATTCACTGA
- a CDS encoding hybrid sensor histidine kinase/response regulator encodes MLRILLIQPLLLVFLLSCNFSLASSNYAPIGAKNVQDMRLGGHLLLLEDPSGTLLVEDLRSPDIAGQFEPLFVDTAYLGRTHSVYWFRFQLDFDAHDSDVVLELGYPHLKHISLFRFIEDELVDQQKSGYGDSPTSTLECSRPCFLIPASQGIQTLYLRVSSDSPLFVPMSLRDANHQMKSERTMMALSALFYGAFMVMGLFNLFIYFSTKKTSYLYYVAYISSLGLWTLSHDGLLRELLFMNNAWLASYKTHFILTLLCVCMGALFCQKFLQTRDNMPLHHKAFSFLILMGGIDIALIVVNGKVLLPNSANLLTMVFCLVGLSAGTIGLLSGLKTARFFLIAWLSVIIGTVCWVLTISGVFPLNKFTLFSVHMGALVETVLLALALGDRINVLQAERIQVEQDAKRKLEDSNIKLAASNQFKDEFLSTVSHELRTPMNGIFGAYELLEHTDLDTEQVKYLSTISRSSRDMIGMIENILTYTQLESGTATPNNYPFRIKECLQEMAMHYRGRASMQDLTFDFNLDSSIPITLEGDEDKLKLLLDHLLDNAFKFTDQGGVCFEVSLLQPTDSDQEKLQFVIRDTGCGVPESLQSDIFNSFKQADGSLTRRKGGLGIGLALCQKIVNILAGKLEFKSVVNEGTQVVLTLPFRPAEDQFRQANQISHTIKPENIDILVVEDNYVNKLVMEGQLRKLGFQVYSAGNGKEAVAMVEKREYDLVFMDCQMPIMDGFEAARQIRLLNNRNASIPIIAVTANTNPGDRENCIAAGMNDYIKKPFNQAILIGAINRWLSYDTDQGLPT; translated from the coding sequence ATGTTGAGAATCCTTTTGATTCAACCCTTGCTGCTGGTATTTTTGCTTAGCTGTAATTTCAGCCTCGCAAGTTCCAACTATGCTCCTATCGGGGCAAAAAACGTTCAAGACATGCGTCTTGGCGGACACCTGCTGTTGCTTGAAGATCCGTCAGGAACGCTCCTGGTGGAAGACCTCCGCTCCCCCGATATCGCCGGACAATTCGAACCGCTTTTCGTTGACACAGCGTATTTGGGTCGCACCCACTCCGTGTACTGGTTTCGCTTTCAACTGGACTTCGATGCACACGATTCCGACGTCGTACTGGAACTGGGTTACCCCCATCTAAAACATATAAGCTTGTTTCGCTTCATTGAAGATGAGCTGGTCGACCAACAAAAATCAGGCTACGGTGACAGCCCCACCAGCACACTCGAATGTTCACGCCCCTGCTTTCTGATACCCGCATCTCAGGGCATCCAGACACTGTATCTAAGAGTCAGCAGTGACTCCCCCCTGTTTGTTCCTATGAGCCTGCGCGACGCCAACCATCAAATGAAGAGCGAACGGACCATGATGGCTTTATCCGCTCTGTTCTATGGTGCGTTTATGGTAATGGGGCTGTTTAACCTGTTTATCTACTTTTCAACCAAGAAGACCAGCTACCTTTACTATGTCGCCTATATCTCCTCTTTGGGTTTGTGGACCTTATCCCACGACGGCCTGCTGAGAGAACTGCTGTTCATGAACAATGCATGGCTGGCATCCTATAAAACCCACTTTATCCTCACATTGCTGTGTGTGTGTATGGGGGCCCTGTTCTGTCAAAAGTTCCTGCAAACCCGGGACAACATGCCCCTGCACCATAAAGCGTTTTCATTTTTGATATTGATGGGTGGCATCGATATCGCACTGATCGTTGTGAACGGCAAAGTATTGCTGCCCAATTCCGCCAATCTCCTGACCATGGTTTTCTGCCTCGTGGGCTTGTCTGCCGGAACAATAGGCTTGCTAAGCGGATTGAAAACGGCGCGTTTCTTTTTGATCGCCTGGCTTTCGGTCATCATAGGAACCGTTTGCTGGGTGCTTACTATCTCTGGCGTGTTTCCTCTCAACAAATTCACGCTGTTCAGTGTTCACATGGGCGCCCTGGTAGAAACCGTTCTACTTGCCCTTGCCCTGGGTGATCGCATCAACGTGCTGCAGGCTGAGCGTATACAGGTAGAGCAAGATGCCAAACGCAAACTGGAGGACAGTAACATCAAGCTAGCCGCCAGCAACCAATTTAAGGATGAGTTTCTATCGACCGTCAGCCATGAACTGCGTACCCCCATGAACGGCATTTTCGGTGCATATGAGTTACTGGAGCACACCGATCTGGACACAGAGCAAGTCAAATATCTCAGCACCATAAGCCGCTCCAGTCGGGACATGATCGGCATGATCGAAAACATACTGACCTATACCCAACTGGAATCAGGCACCGCCACACCCAACAACTACCCGTTCCGTATTAAGGAATGCCTGCAAGAGATGGCAATGCATTATCGTGGCAGAGCCTCCATGCAGGATCTTACATTCGATTTTAACTTGGATAGCAGCATCCCCATCACGCTGGAAGGGGATGAAGACAAATTAAAACTACTGTTGGATCACCTACTGGATAACGCCTTCAAATTTACTGATCAGGGCGGCGTTTGCTTTGAAGTCAGCCTTTTGCAACCCACGGATTCAGATCAAGAGAAGCTGCAGTTTGTGATTCGAGATACTGGCTGCGGTGTCCCGGAATCGTTGCAATCGGACATATTCAATTCATTCAAGCAAGCAGATGGATCGCTGACACGGCGCAAAGGCGGGTTGGGTATAGGCCTCGCGCTATGCCAGAAGATTGTCAACATCCTGGCAGGAAAACTGGAATTCAAATCCGTGGTAAATGAAGGCACTCAAGTAGTTCTGACTCTGCCATTCCGACCAGCAGAGGATCAGTTCCGTCAGGCTAACCAGATATCCCACACGATTAAGCCCGAGAACATCGACATCCTGGTGGTGGAAGATAACTACGTCAACAAGCTGGTGATGGAAGGACAATTACGAAAACTGGGTTTTCAGGTCTACTCGGCCGGTAACGGAAAAGAAGCCGTTGCCATGGTAGAAAAGCGGGAATACGACTTGGTTTTCATGGATTGCCAAATGCCGATTATGGACGGATTTGAAGCAGCCAGACAGATAAGGCTGCTCAACAATCGCAATGCATCGATCCCAATTATTGCCGTTACGGCAAACACCAACCCAGGCGATAGAGAGAACTGCATCGCGGCAGGTATGAACGATTACATCAAAAAGCCGTTTAACCAAGCTATATTGATTGGGGCCATCAACCGTTGGTTAAGTTACGACACCGATCAGGGTTTACCTACTTAA
- a CDS encoding SDR family NAD(P)-dependent oxidoreductase: protein MSDLIQNKIIWITGASSGIGKSLALQLAKNNTVIASARNQEKLQQLRSEAAGIVIKQADVTKPEELISACRAIDQSFGKIDMVIANAGHCEYMDVKQFDSGIAKRMMDTNYMGFIYTLEASLDLLRKSKTPHIVAMSSSSVFAGLPRAEAYSASKAAISQFMESLSADLKPEGFMLSVIHPGFIDTELTQQNDFAMPLLMSSEDAAKRIISDLGKGRFNIEFPKGLTWILRCLKATPYFIRHRITSILSRNVQHEL, encoded by the coding sequence ATGAGCGACCTTATCCAAAACAAAATCATCTGGATCACCGGTGCCTCCAGCGGAATTGGTAAAAGCCTGGCGCTGCAATTGGCAAAGAATAACACCGTTATCGCCAGTGCTAGAAACCAGGAAAAACTGCAACAGCTTAGATCGGAGGCCGCTGGCATAGTAATCAAACAAGCCGATGTTACCAAACCTGAAGAGCTGATCTCTGCATGCCGAGCTATTGATCAGTCGTTTGGCAAAATAGACATGGTCATCGCCAATGCGGGCCATTGTGAGTACATGGATGTTAAGCAGTTCGACAGCGGCATTGCTAAACGCATGATGGATACCAATTACATGGGATTTATTTACACCCTAGAGGCTAGCTTGGATTTGCTGCGAAAGTCTAAAACGCCTCATATTGTAGCCATGAGCAGCAGCTCCGTTTTTGCAGGGCTGCCAAGAGCCGAAGCCTACAGCGCATCCAAAGCTGCAATCAGCCAGTTCATGGAATCCCTGAGCGCAGATCTAAAGCCAGAAGGCTTTATGTTGAGCGTGATTCATCCAGGATTTATCGATACTGAGCTCACGCAACAAAATGACTTCGCAATGCCCCTATTGATGAGCAGTGAAGATGCTGCAAAGCGCATCATTAGCGACTTAGGCAAAGGCAGGTTCAACATCGAGTTCCCGAAAGGGTTGACCTGGATATTGCGCTGCCTGAAAGCAACACCCTACTTTATCCGTCATCGAATTACGTCGATCCTGTCGAGGAATGTACAGCATGAACTATAA
- a CDS encoding ATP-binding protein — protein sequence MRVRFVLVAALILAMFSVSAGWILRQSFQSSIADRASEQLKLQLYSFIAAADFEKGVLLLPDTLADPRFNQLNSGLVAMVWHQGEVVWKSASALLEQFPEVEDSDPGQWMERQVQDQSGSRYYQLSISVYWDEDAQAQPYTFVVWEWDRPYVAQIRSFENTLWVWLGGLVLFSIVLVFILLNLGFRPFRRLASELNGVEQGRQPRIERIYPSEVMPVVSNLNQLIEHERAMRERYKNSLGNLAHSLKTPLAVLKGLDDASATPALQEQLQRMDDIVNYQLKRAISAVPQVSGQGAVLLDMYTRMVAVLGKVYAERSIEFVQDIRPGLRMPWDEGDTLEVLGNLMDNACKYGGSKVRVTGRILAGQIRVTVEDDGPGIAAGEEERVLSRGVRRDERASGQGIGLAVVSDIVKASGGIVQIERSKLGGALFLISLPLSR from the coding sequence TTGCGCGTCCGCTTTGTGCTGGTTGCCGCCTTGATTCTTGCAATGTTTTCCGTCAGCGCGGGCTGGATACTGCGGCAGTCTTTTCAGTCCAGTATCGCAGATCGGGCCAGCGAGCAACTTAAGTTGCAGCTGTACAGCTTCATAGCAGCCGCCGATTTCGAAAAGGGTGTTTTGCTGCTGCCTGATACATTAGCTGATCCACGTTTTAATCAACTTAATTCCGGCTTGGTGGCCATGGTGTGGCATCAAGGTGAGGTGGTGTGGAAATCGGCTTCAGCCTTGTTGGAGCAGTTTCCAGAGGTTGAGGACTCTGACCCTGGGCAGTGGATGGAGCGACAGGTACAAGATCAAAGTGGAAGCAGGTATTACCAGCTCAGTATTAGCGTTTATTGGGATGAGGATGCGCAAGCCCAACCCTATACATTTGTTGTATGGGAGTGGGATCGACCTTATGTGGCACAGATTCGCAGTTTCGAAAACACGCTGTGGGTATGGTTGGGAGGATTGGTGCTTTTTTCTATTGTGCTGGTATTTATCCTGCTCAATTTGGGGTTTCGTCCATTTCGGCGTCTGGCCAGTGAATTGAATGGTGTGGAGCAGGGCCGTCAACCCCGGATCGAACGGATTTATCCTAGTGAAGTCATGCCGGTTGTGAGCAATCTTAACCAGCTAATTGAGCATGAGCGTGCCATGCGTGAACGCTATAAGAACAGTTTGGGCAATTTGGCCCATAGCTTGAAAACTCCTCTGGCCGTGTTAAAAGGACTGGATGACGCATCCGCCACGCCCGCGTTGCAGGAGCAGTTACAACGCATGGATGACATCGTTAATTATCAGTTAAAAAGAGCAATTTCTGCTGTTCCTCAGGTAAGCGGGCAGGGTGCTGTATTGTTGGATATGTATACGCGCATGGTGGCAGTGTTAGGTAAAGTCTATGCCGAGCGTTCCATTGAGTTTGTTCAGGATATCAGGCCTGGTTTACGCATGCCCTGGGATGAGGGCGATACGTTGGAGGTGTTGGGCAACCTGATGGATAACGCGTGCAAGTACGGCGGCAGTAAAGTGCGTGTGACCGGGCGTATTTTGGCGGGCCAGATTCGTGTTACGGTAGAAGACGACGGCCCTGGTATTGCTGCCGGGGAAGAGGAAAGGGTGCTGAGTCGCGGTGTTCGCCGTGATGAGCGTGCCAGTGGGCAAGGAATCGGCTTAGCGGTTGTGTCTGATATTGTGAAGGCGTCTGGAGGTATTGTTCAGATTGAGCGATCTAAGCTGGGAGGTGCTCTCTTTTTGATATCCTTGCCGTTAAGTAGGTAA
- a CDS encoding cryptochrome/photolyase family protein, which produces MTNAIWFRSDLRIYDNPALIAASESNDPVIAFYFFTPDQHRKHHTGSVKLRFMLENLVELKHDLAKLNIPLVALLASDYGSSVALLKKLCQQHNVRQVFANSEIELNEQIRDHQATRELDKIGSTICFSQDQTILSPQDILTGASKPYRVFTPFKRAWIKTIQKTGLQSLPLPTARPKTNAVSTSAEEILSWEAPVDANQYWKPGSQEAFRRLEEFTATAIERYRDERDHPSLTATSQLSPYLAVGAISVRSCMLQALLANNFEWDSGSQGILTWINELIWREFYKHLSCHYPELSKGAAFNQKTALIPWSRDMEHFTRWKEGLTGFPLVDAGMRQLNTIGWMHNRLRMVTAMFLTKQLFIDWHLGEAYFMQKLIDGDYAANNGGWQWSASTGADSAPYFRVFNPTRQAERFDAKGDFIRHWVPELSQLGPKQIFDPNPFERQTTGYPATMVDHRESVEHVKQAFKMAQAMEAI; this is translated from the coding sequence ATGACTAACGCAATCTGGTTTAGAAGCGATTTAAGGATCTATGACAACCCAGCTCTCATTGCAGCCAGTGAGAGCAATGATCCCGTTATTGCGTTCTATTTCTTTACACCGGATCAGCATCGAAAGCATCATACTGGAAGCGTGAAGTTGCGATTCATGCTGGAAAACCTGGTAGAACTGAAACACGATTTGGCCAAGTTGAACATCCCGCTGGTAGCGTTACTTGCCAGCGATTACGGCAGCAGCGTCGCTCTGCTCAAAAAACTCTGTCAACAACATAACGTAAGGCAGGTGTTCGCCAACAGTGAGATAGAACTTAATGAGCAAATTCGAGACCATCAAGCTACACGGGAGCTTGATAAAATTGGATCTACTATTTGCTTTTCTCAAGATCAAACAATCCTGTCTCCACAAGATATATTAACTGGTGCATCGAAGCCTTACCGCGTCTTCACGCCTTTCAAACGCGCCTGGATTAAAACAATACAAAAAACAGGCCTGCAAAGTTTACCCCTACCAACGGCCCGCCCCAAAACCAACGCAGTGTCGACCTCAGCGGAAGAAATTCTTTCCTGGGAGGCCCCTGTAGACGCAAATCAGTATTGGAAGCCAGGCAGTCAAGAAGCATTCAGGCGTCTTGAGGAATTTACGGCAACCGCTATAGAGCGCTACCGGGATGAACGAGACCACCCCAGTCTTACCGCTACAAGTCAGCTCTCCCCCTACCTGGCAGTAGGTGCGATTTCAGTGCGCAGCTGCATGCTGCAGGCATTACTTGCAAACAACTTCGAATGGGATTCCGGTAGTCAAGGCATACTAACCTGGATCAACGAATTGATCTGGCGTGAATTCTATAAGCATCTTTCCTGTCACTACCCCGAACTCAGTAAAGGGGCGGCATTTAATCAAAAAACCGCGCTGATTCCTTGGTCACGCGATATGGAGCACTTCACTCGATGGAAAGAAGGCCTAACCGGCTTCCCGCTGGTAGATGCAGGCATGCGACAGCTGAATACCATCGGCTGGATGCACAATCGTTTGCGTATGGTCACCGCCATGTTTTTAACCAAGCAGCTGTTTATCGACTGGCATCTGGGCGAAGCCTACTTTATGCAAAAGCTGATTGATGGCGATTATGCAGCCAACAACGGTGGCTGGCAGTGGTCGGCGTCAACAGGAGCGGATTCGGCGCCTTATTTCAGAGTTTTTAACCCCACCAGACAAGCAGAGCGATTCGATGCAAAAGGTGATTTCATCCGGCATTGGGTGCCTGAGCTTAGCCAGTTGGGGCCAAAGCAAATATTTGATCCTAACCCTTTTGAACGACAAACGACCGGCTACCCGGCAACTATGGTAGATCACCGAGAGTCTGTAGAGCACGTCAAACAGGCATTCAAGATGGCTCAAGCGATGGAGGCAATATGA